A region of Heliangelus exortis chromosome 4, bHelExo1.hap1, whole genome shotgun sequence DNA encodes the following proteins:
- the SMIM19 gene encoding small integral membrane protein 19, translating to MAAVAVEGAGGGGSAALGDGGGIDYSVHEAWNEATNVYLLVVLASLALLVYARRNKRRIMRIFTLPPASETPPEPNFYDSMKKIRLRQQLEMYSIARKYEQQQPPKQTESVQLSVE from the exons ATGGCGGCGGTGGCTGTGGAGGGGGCAGGCGGGGGGGGTTCGGCAGCCCTGGGCGACGGCGGCGGCATCGACTACTCGGTGCATGAGGCGTGGAACGAGGCCACCAACGTCTAcctgctggtggtgctggccAGCCTGGCGCTCCTGGTCTACGCGCGGCG GAACAAGAGGAGGATTATGCGCATCTTTACCCTCCCCCCAGCCTCCGAGACGCCTCCCGAACCCAACTTCTACGACAGCATGAAGAAGATCCGcctgaggcagcagctggagatgtATTCCATCG caaggaagtatgaacagcagcagccaccaaaaCAGACTGAAAGTGTACAGCTCTCAGTGGAATGA